One Dioscorea cayenensis subsp. rotundata cultivar TDr96_F1 chromosome 15, TDr96_F1_v2_PseudoChromosome.rev07_lg8_w22 25.fasta, whole genome shotgun sequence genomic region harbors:
- the LOC120277813 gene encoding extensin-like: MNLFHQEQTRKGLPVKYTTGLHMVQTEAPGTSHGGEHSWQYKKLETEPPVSGPGRLPCPPPVTYGGSTIPPPMPPFSYPRPFYPTQNSSWDNYHQNRPPPVSQISHGMMGPDNCHVNVPGMPFVPSSINPVSQLFENSGQRYDQKVPNRPNPPPPDVLPPLPSPPPLPLSQPPSIPPPPRFSPSQSSICS, translated from the exons ATGAACTTGTTTCACCAAGAACAGACACGGAAAGGTTTGCCGGTCAAGTACACAACAGGCCTCCATATGGTTCAAACTG AAGCTCCAGGAACCTCCCACGGCGGTGAACATTCATGGCAATATAAGAAGCTGGAAACCGAACCTCCAGTGTCAGGTCCTGGGAGGCTACCATGCCCACCTCCTGTTACATATGGAGGCTCGACAATCCCACCACCAATGCCACCATTCTCATATCCACGCCCTTTCTATCCTACTCAAAACAGCTCTTGGGACAACTATCATCAAAATCGCCCCCCGCCGGTGAGTCAAATTTCCCATGGCATGATGGGTCCAGATAATTGTCATGTCAATGTTCCTGGAATGCCTTTTGTCCCCTCCTCTATCAACCCAGTATCACAGCTTTTTGAAAATTCTGGTCAACGATATGATCAAAAGGTTCCAAACAGACCAAATCCTCCCCCACCTGATGTGCTACCTCCACTgccttctcctcctccattgCCTCTATCCCAGCCACCTTCTATACCACCTCCCCCGAGGTTTAGCCCCTCACAATCCTCAATCTGCTCTTGA
- the LOC120277814 gene encoding LOW QUALITY PROTEIN: uncharacterized protein LOC120277814 (The sequence of the model RefSeq protein was modified relative to this genomic sequence to represent the inferred CDS: inserted 1 base in 1 codon; deleted 4 bases in 3 codons): MASSEQPLKKRKLYDSAPLEPQGPPIPSPTXVPLPPPSQEEILRKRKNRDEIRNLYEFYRRMKYCVAQKNLRLMPDFEQAYLSLISASRGCTSVQRIVAELIPRYASYCPTALEAAAKVSINMYNWSLAIIIRGEDVDGVAYQTAKACIFGLVDICSTASHEAPTSSVIQGICSAVFLNVLTFFTSSFEEKDVFEIGGKQLMKLQESMESFSDLKQEPADDVELASYKLFNFRALSLLHIFFSYPRNLLEACFELLVSDGVDGLAKRPILSHSGRIKLTLQKFNNHRYLADKIPVQYGIAAEKPDASSTDMHCEDKSATREVAGQMAEFARLRFPVGSNLQPMKKVQSHLTERSMSAKSLEMGDLEDSSLERNSNEDLLSRQHLSAINSKQSDYENDDTHNKVRGGEAAKDQILNIDHELLVNTSVSGVAPNILPSPKPIAATQYFASPSQVHWYSDGDPAAMDVFSASKMLWLGSLGHDASESVVRMQLEDFGPIEQFLFFSSKDFALIEYRNIMDAVKAREYMQGSSLWGGCLCIKFLDTGFGSRGAINGVAIGESCHVYIGRVPSKQAKDDIFNELMAARLSNPRMVTDLTSESALLLEYCSSEEATISMSHIRMCRKETRRNVLSNKSLTISTVIGERPASGCQLMVSQIDASVSDEELINAFSRFGELTGWQFMRQNGCCLINFQSCESANAAKSHLDGVRFGLMSIEVEIRSDHPAHGNILSPHVQTSHESPC; this comes from the exons ATGGCGTCCTCCGAGCAACCTCTGAAGAAGCGCAAGCTCTACGATTCTGCACCTTTGGAACCCCAAGGTCCCCCAATCCCGAGCCCAA ATGTGCCCCTCCCTCCTCCTTCCCAGGAGGAGATCCTTCGGAAGAGAAAGAATCGTGATGAGATCCGAAACCTTTACGAGTTTTACCGGCGCATGAAGTACTGTGTCGCCCAGAAGAATCTGAGGCTCATGCCGGATTTCGAGCAGGCGTATCTATCACTCATCTCCGCTTCACGAg GTTGCACAAGTGTACAACGTATTGTAGCTGAGCTT ATTCCTCGGTATGCATCATATTGCCCAACTGCTCTTGAAGCAGCTGCTAAAGTTTCCATTAACATGTATAATTGGAGCTTGGCCATTATAATAAGAGGAGAGGATGTAGATGGTGTTGCATATCAGACTGCTAAAGCATGTATTTTTGGCCTAGTTGATATATGCTCCACAGCCTCACATGAAGCACCAACATCATCCGTCATACAGGGCATATGCTCTGCTGTTTTCTTAAATGTTCTTACTTTCTTCACTTCAAGTTTTGAGGAGAAGGAT GTTTTTGAGATTGGTGGCAAGCAACTAATGAAGTTGCAAGAATCCATGGAATCCTTCTCTGAC TTAAAACAAGAACCGGCAGATGATGTTGAACTGGCGTCATATAAGTTATTCAACTTCAGGGCACTTAGTCTGctgcatattttcttttcttatccaAGAAACTTGCTTGAAGCCTGCTTTGAACTTCTTGTTTCTGATGGAGTTGATGGTCTTGCTAAAAGGCCGATACTTTCTCACTCAG GGAGGATAAAGTTGAcccttcaaaaatttaataatcatcGCTATTTGGCTGATAAGATCCCTGTCCAATATGGAATTGCTGCTGAGAAACCTGATGCATCTTCCACTGACATGCATTGTGAGGATAAAAGTGCTACCAGAGAAGTTGCAGGCCAAATGGCAGAATTTGCAAGATTAAGATTTCCGGTGGGTTCAAATTTGCAGCCCATGAAAAAGGTTCAAAGTCATTTAACTGAACGGTCCATGTCAGCAAAAAGTTTAGAGATGGGTGACTTGGAAGATTCTAGCTTAGAAAGGAATTCTAACGAGGACTTGTTGAGCAGGCAACACCTATCTGCAATTAATAGCAAGCAATCAGACTATGAAAATGACGATACTCATAATAAAGTTCGTGGTGGTGAAGCTGCAAAAGATCAGATACTTAATATTGATCATGAGTTGTTGGTAAACACCTCTGTCTCTGGAGTTGCACCCAATATATTGCCATCTCCAAAGCCAATTGCAGCCACCCAATATTTTGCGTCTCCAAGTCAAGTTCATTGGTATTCTGATGGAGATCCTGCAGCTATGGATGTATTCTCTGCCTCTAAGATGCTCTGGTTAGGTTCTCTTGGTCATGATGCCTCTGAATCTGTAGTTAGAATGCAACTTGAAGACTTTGGCCCCATTGAGCAATTTCTGTTCTTTTCTAGCAAAGACTTTGCTTTGATTGAATATAGAAATATTATGGATGCTGTAAAAGCACGGGAGTACATGCAAGGATCCTCCCTGTGGGGTGGCTGCCTTTGTATTAAATTCTTAGACACAGGATTTGGTAGTAGAGGGGCTATTAATGGTGTTGCAATTGGTGAGAGTTGTCATGTTTACATTGGAAGAGTACCATCCAAACAGGCAAAGGATGATATTTTCAATGAGTTAATGGCTGCTAGGTTAAGTAATCCCCGCATGGTTACTGACCTTACAAGTGAAAGTGCATTACTTTTGGAATATTGTTCTTCTGAGGAGGCAACCATTTCAATGTCTCACATCAGGATGTGCCGGAAAGAGACTAGGCGCAATGtattatcaaataaaagctTGACGATAAGTACAGTTATAGGGGAAAGGCCTGCTTCTGGTTGTCAGCTCATGGTGAGCCAAATAGATGCTTCTGTCTCTGATGAAGAGTTGATTAATGCTTTTTCAAGATTTGGTGAGCTTACTGGATGGCAGTTTATGAGACAAAATGGATGTTgcttaataaattttcaatcatgTGAATCTGCTAATGCAGCTAAATCCCATTTAGATGGTGTAAGGTTTGGGCTTATGTCTATTGAGGTTGAGATCAGATCAGACCACCCTGCCCATGGTAATATACTATCACCACATGTGCAGACTTCACATGAAAGCCCCTGCTGA